In one window of Palaemon carinicauda isolate YSFRI2023 chromosome 2, ASM3689809v2, whole genome shotgun sequence DNA:
- the LOC137616090 gene encoding uncharacterized protein, whose translation MEGRRILLTLFISLSTVSAFSSVFKAPGKSSTTFAVGRNKTTILAIKSPSIPNFIFTFSAKGKVIKSDNCYYCYPESVWVPFFMITNKRGNSNYVHPFSIPEDVGPLDEIDLSVESKEEMEWQIFTLPLEKDDSTRTYLGNHVFFDLPEDEEVWLASRTKNGKVISIPLQLNASNQANLYKSNITVKRDWSIIRIYEDKIDLGVLSSPLKGPVLKGRSLGLGITPESPPECQVFSVPIRSMEVISPVVSVAVIAVLVLLPASYFCYRNFLKKKKNEPRPAETPMGSVHRNIRDDDRFRNERDINPNDHPGFRSRSPSYVEPNELRTNIDTCNNTEELGADSHIYENPEEFRTDSLIHSNLVEPKTDNHTYENPEEFRTDSHIYSNTVELKTDNHTHENPEEFRTDSPIYSNSVELKTDNHTYENQEEFRTDSPIYSNTVELKTDNHTYENPEKFRTDSLIF comes from the exons ATGGAGGGTCGGCGTATTCTTCTCACCCTTTTCATTAGCTTGTCTACTGTCAGTGCAT TTTCGTCAGTCTTCAAAGCTCCAGGAAAGAGTTCCACAACGTTTGCTGTAGGCCGTAACAAAACCACCATCCTTGCCATAAAGTCTCCCTCGATTCCAAATTTCATCTTCACATTCTCAGCCAAAGGAAAGGTCATCAAGTCAGACAACTGCTACTACTGTTACCCGGAATCAGTCTGGGTCCCattcttcatgataacaaataaG AGAGGAAATAGTAATTACGTCCATCCTTTCTCTATTCCTGAAGATGTTGGACCTTTAGACGAAATTGACCTTTCTGTGGAAAGCAAAGAGGAAATGGAATGGCAGATCTTCACTCTGCCTCTGGAAAAGG ATGATTCGACAAGAACGTATCTCGGGAACCATGTCTTTTTCGACTTGCCCGAAGACGAGGAAGTCTGGCTGGCTTCTAGGACCAAGAATGGGAAAGTTATTAGTATTCCGCTACAATTAAACGCAAGCAATCAAGCAAATCTATATAAATCTAACATAACTGTCAAAAGAGACTGGTCAATAATTCGTATATATGAAGAC aaaatagATTTGGGGGTTCTGAGTAGTCCCTTAAAAGGGCCTGTCCTGAAAGGCCGTAGTTTAGGCCTTGGTATAACTCCAGAGTCTCCTCCTGAGTGTCAAGTTTTCTCTGTCCCTATACGATCAATGG AAGTAATCTCACCTGTCGTCAGTGTCGCTGTGATTGCCGTACTGGTACTCCTGCCAGCGTCTTACTTTTGCTACAGGAacttcttgaagaagaagaagaacgagccACGGCCTGCAG AGACTCCCATGGGTAGTGTCCACAGAAACATTCGAGACGATGACAGATTCAGAAATGAGAGGGACATAAATCCTAACGATCATCCTGGATTTAGAAGCAGGTCCCCGAGTTATGTGGAGCCAAATGAACTCAGGACTAACATTGACACTTGTAATAACACAGAGGAACTCGGGGCTGACAGCCATATTTATGAGAACCCAGAAGAATTCAGGACTGACAGCCTTATTCATAGTAACTTAGTGGAACCAAAGACTGATAACCACACTTATGAGAACCCAGAGGAATTCAGGACTGACAGCCATATTTATAGTAACACAGTGGAACTAAAGACTGATAACCACACTCATGAGAACCCAGAAGAATTCAGGACTGACAGCCCTATTTATAGTAACTCAGTGGAACTAAAGACTGATAACCACACTTATGAGAACCAAGAAGAATTCAGGACTGACAGCCCTATTTATAGTAACACAGTGGAACTGAAGACTGATAACCACACTTATGAGAACCCAGAAAAATTCAGGACTGACAGCCTTATTTTTTAG
- the LOC137616099 gene encoding serine-rich adhesin for platelets-like: MRTQKNPGLTALFINPEESRTDNPIYSNSVELKTDYHTYENPEKFWTDSPIYSNSVELKTDNHTYENPEKFWTDSRIYSNSVELKTDNHTYENPEKFWTDSRIYSNSVELKTDNHTYENPEKFRTNSPIYRNSVELKTDNHTYENPEKFRTDSPIYRNSVELKTDNHTYENPEKFRTDSPIYRNSVELKTDNHTYENPEKSRTNSPIYSNSVELKTDNHTYENPEKFRTNSPIYSNSVELKTDNHTYENPEESRTNSPISSNSVELKTDNHTYENPEESRTDNPIFSNSVELKTDNHTYENPEESRTNSPISSNSVELKTDNHTYENPEESRTDNPIFSNSVELKTDNHIHENPEKFWTDSPIYSNSVELKTDNHTYENPEKFRTDSPIYMELKTDNHTYENPEESRTDSPIYRNSVELKTDNHTYENPEESRTDSPISSNSVELKTDNHTYENPEESRTDSPIYSNSVELKTDNHTYENPEESKTNSPISSNSVELKTDNHTYENPEESRTNSPISCNSVELKTDNHTYENPEESRTNSPIYSNSVELKTDNHTYENPEESRTNSPISSNSVELKTDNHTYENPEESRTDSPIYSNSVELKTDNHTYENPEKFWTDSLELKTDNHTYENSEESRTNSPISSNSVELKTDNHTYENPEESRTNSPISSNSVELKTDNHTYENPEESRTDNPIFSNSVELKTDNHTYENPEESRTDSPIYSNSVELKTDNHTYENPEKFWTDSPIYKPRKIQD; the protein is encoded by the exons ATGAGAACCCAGAAGAATCCAGGACTAACAGCCCTATTTATA AACCCAGAAGAATCCAGGACTGACAACCCTATTTATAGTAACTCAGTGGAACTAAAGACTGATTACCACACTTATGAGAACCCAGAAAAATTCTGGACTGACAGCCCTATTTATAGTAACTCAGTGGAACTAAAGACTGATAACCACACTTATGAGAACCCAGAAAAATTCTGGACTGACAGCCGTATTTATAGTAACTCAGTTGAACTAAAGACTGATAACCACACTTATGAGAACCCAGAAAAATTCTGGACTGACAGCCGTATTTATAGTAACTCAGTTGAACTAAAGACTGATAACCACACTTATGAGAACCCAGAAAAATTCAGGACTAACAGCCCTATTTATAGAAACTCAGTTGAACTAAAGACTGATAACCACACTTATGAGAACCCAGAAAAATTCAGGACTGACAGCCCTATTTATAGAAACTCAGTTGAACTAAAGACTGATAACCACACTTATGAGAACCCAGAAAAATTCAGGACTGACAGCCCTATTTATAGAAACTCAGTTGAACTAAAGACTGATAACCACACTTATGAGAACCCAGAAAAATCCAGGACTAACAGCCCTATTTATAGTAACTCAGTGGAACTAAAAACTGATAACCACACTTATGAGAACCCAGAAAAATTCAGGACTAACAGCCCTATTTATAGTAACTCAGTGGAACTAAAAACTGATAACCACACTTATGAGAACCCAGAAGAATCCAGGACTAACAGCCCTATTTCTAGTAACTCAGTGGAACTAAAGACTGATAACCACACTTATGAGAACCCAGAAGAATCCAGGACTGACAACCCTATTTTTAGTAACTCAGTGGAACTAAAGACTGATAACCACACTTATGAGAACCCAGAAGAATCCAGGACTAACAGCCCTATTTCTAGTAACTCAGTGGAACTAAAGACTGATAACCACACTTATGAGAACCCAGAAGAATCCAGGACTGACAACCCTATTTTTAGTAACTCAGTGGAACTAAAGACTGATAACCACATTCATGAGAACCCAGAAAAATTCTGGACTGACAGCCCTATTTATAGTAACTCAGTGGAACTAAAGACTGATAACCACACTTATGAGAACCCAGAAAAATTCAGGACTGACAGCCCTATTTATA TGGAACTAAAGACTGATAACCACACTTATGAGAACCCAGAAGAATCCAGGACTGACAGCCCTATTTATAGAAACTCAGTGGAACTAAAGACTGATAACCACACGTATGAGAACCCAGAAGAATCCAGGACTGACAGCCCTATTTCTAGTAACTCAGTTGAACTAAAGACTGATAACCACACTTATGAGAACCCAGAAGAATCTAGGACTGACAGCCCTATTTATAGTAACTCAGTGGAACTAAAGACTGATAACCACACTTATGAGAACCCAGAAGAATCCAAGACTAACAGCCCTATTTCTAGTAACTCAGTGGAACTAAAGACTGATAACCACACGTATGAGAACCCAGAAGAATCCAGGACTAACAGCCCTATTTCTTGTAACTCAGTGGAACTAAAGACTGATAACCACACGTATGAGAACCCAGAAGAATCCAGGACTAACAGCCCTATTTATAGTAACTCAGTGGAACTAAAGACTGATAACCACACGTATGAGAACCCAGAAGAATCCAGAACTAACAGCCCTATTTCTAGTAACTCAGTGGAACTAAAGACTGATAACCACACTTATGAGAACCCAGAAGAATCCAGGACTGACAGCCCTATTTATAGTAACTCAGTGGAACTAAAGACTGATAACCACACTTATGAGAACCCAGAAAAATTCTGGACTGACAGCC TGGAACTAAAGACTGATAACCACACTTATGAGAACTCAGAAGAATCCAGGACTAACAGCCCTATTTCTAGTAACTCAGTGGAACTAAAGACTGATAACCACACGTATGAGAACCCAGAAGAATCCAGGACTAACAGCCCTATTTCTAGTAACTCAGTGGAACTAAAGACTGATAACCACACTTATGAGAACCCAGAAGAATCCAGAACTGACAACCCTATTTTTAGTAACTCAGTGGAACTAAAGACTGATAACCACACTTATGAGAATCCAGAAGAATCCAGGACTGACAGCCCTATTTATAGTAACTCAGTGGAACTAAAGACTGATAACCACACTTATGAGAACCCAGAAAAATTCTGGACTGACAGCCCTATTTATA AACCCAGAAAAATTCAGGACTGA